In Centroberyx gerrardi isolate f3 chromosome 7, fCenGer3.hap1.cur.20231027, whole genome shotgun sequence, the sequence TCTATTTCATAATCATGGGTGTTGAATTTAATTTTGAATTTCGTTTCAAAAGACGTTCCTCACCTTCCGGTCCAGTTGCATAGATCAGCCGCACAGTGCCATAACTGAAGAGCCAGTATAGAAATCGAAATAATCCCATTTGGCGACATCTCAACCACAAGAAGATAGAAATCTAAACTCAAATTGACGACAACACATGACTTGAAAAGTACAGTGTCTCAGTAGAAGAAGTTAGAAAGAAGTGCTGCAGCACCACAATGCTGTGATTCAGCTTCAGGAATAAAAGACATGAGGCGCTTCATTTGGTGTAgcctacacctctctctctctctctctctctctctctctctctctctctctctctctctctctctctctctctctctctctctttctctctctctctctctctctctcgctccctctctcgctctctctgcccccccgccctcattctctctttcagtcCACTATTTGTGTAAAATTCAGATTTTGCTAATTAGGACGGATCCAGTTGTTGGAGACTGCTGGTCTCTGCAGGTCTTTGTCTTTGCTCTCTAAAGAGACAATCCGTTTGAAAGCCTTCAGCCATCTGTTAACATCAGTGAGCCTATTCCGGCCAGTGAAACTACAACGCCCTTCCTCTACTCTATAAGAGGCAGTTTATTATACTTTATTTAACTCAAGTTCTCAgcattttagtctttttttaaattttagtttTCAGTAGGCctaatttaatatttttgcCTCTCTAAAATAAACGTGCAATAACATGGTGTTTCATTAAAGCCGAGATACAACAAAGTCTTATtaggaaaagtaaaaaaataaaaataaaaaaataaaaatcaaactgACTAAACCCAAAAGCCCGACATGTAGGCCAACTATTACTACTCCATAGCCTACTTCTATACTATATCCAACTATGCAATACGAATATTCTTCATCACAAGATCAattcaaaattatttaaaatcatttaaaaaaatacaaaataaaaacggAATGAAAAACATTAGTTTTATGTATGTGTAGGGAGGTACAATCTTTTcaggaaaatgaaataattaattCATTGACCCAAAACCAACACACTTTCTGTGCTTGAGCTTCATCTAGTGGCAGGTTGACGCAGCGCACAATGAGCTCACATCTGGAAGCTAAAATGTAGGCTTCAGGCTATACTGGCCCGAAAACAGACAGTGGGAATATAACTCATCAGCCGCTAATATCGGAGATGAATAGGACCTGGAATGCGTTACATGGCTTTCAGCAATGATTAATCTACTAAGGATGGGCAGTTTTAGCCTACTCAATTTTAATCAAGGTCCCTGTGCAAAATAATTTGGCACTAATTCAAGTTCATGTTGGTGGCGACATCTTGTGGAGGTAAAGTCTATGGGCCGTAACCAGAGCGGTGATGGCTGCTTTTCAAGGCCTGCGTATATTCCCTTAGGCAGCATCAGATCAAAGGCTTGAGGTTTTTGATGGGTATGTCGTTGAGTAAATTACACTCATATGGAGAATTTGGCCAGATGTTTTCTCAGCTGCAGGAAAAGCCTTTGCTGCTCTGCAGGGGCGTCAATTCACTAAATCCGAAGGTATGGCAAATATAATTTGCCATCACAACTTAGAAAACCCGCTTATTTCAACGAAACGCCCGGGGGACAAATGGAGCaatgatgactgacaagatattatgtGGTctatgtgataaattattagacgtaggTCACATAGAATATCTTGCACAGACGCGCGGCTTAGAGGCAAcgttggtcctgaatgctccatTATGTGATTGTTTTTAGATAGGCCTATgtcttccaaatacatttctggtgaTTATTATTGCTTGATCTTCGCTCTCCATTATATTGAAAAAACTATaggatcaaatttggactcagaCTGAGGTATTAGGCATGTGCCAACACCTCTGCTATACCCAATGCCCTGTTTGGACAGGGTTAAAGCTTTTGACGTTTTGATAGTCCGCAAGTTGGTTAATATTACAATGGCCCCTATCCTGTCTCTCATTTAAAATGGGTGAGCCAGAAACCAAATGGAGATCCTTTACAGGGGTACTGGTTGGTCTGATTGGGTCATGtgtcccagagagagaggagagcaaaatGAATGGAGGCTTTGTGCGGAAAAGAGCCGCCTTTTAGTGGCGCACTGCACCCTGAATGCTTTATCAGAGGACCAAGGTGATGTAGACTGTCCCTGGTCTGACAGCACTTTCAgtgttgaaaaaaaatcatacaagCCATGCAAAGTTGCTACAGAGACTCAATATGATCTTAAACAAAAGCCTCACCTTTTCCAAAGGACATAATTGGTAGCTATAGCCTACCAACAATAAAAGCAGGAGACTAGCGTTGCGTCTTTCAAATCACAAACATTTTGTTTGCAATTTGACTCCTTGACCCAGACCGACATGGGCTTACAATTTACAAGCCTCATCATCTCTAGATGTCGCTCTGTCCATTTAGCGGTTAAATGGCTCAGGGGGTGCCTGTAaccaaaatattaaaataattaaCAGATGAACGGTTGATAAAATTAAAGCCGCCAAAGCAGACTCGCTCCATGCTCATCAGTGTAGCGAATAAAGCAACAGTCTCGCAGTCGGGTTTGGGCCTAATTCTAACTTAATTCTCCACTTTTTTACAAAGTTAAATCATTTGACCACATACAACATGGTGGTGgtggcgatgatgatgatgataattatcatgatgatggtgatgatgaaacAGATAAGACTAGGCCTAAGTTTCAGGCAATTTAGGCCTATAAGTGTATCAGTTAGGCCCAGTCTAGTAACTCAACAGTTCTGGGTCATATCATTATAAGTCTAATGATGTAAGATGTGTAGCTCTTCTGTTGTTCCTTGAAGATGATTGGaatgaaaacacataaaatcaaATTCAGTTCCTTCTTGAGATCTTGAGAACGGGCCTACATTATCAGAGGTGAAACGGTGAGGTCACGGTCACCGTTTTTATCTGTGAAATCCCCTATAGCCATCTCAGTATAATGCCGGAGGACTCATGGTGTAAAGATGCCATAGGCTGTGTTCATCTGCAGCCCACAGTAGCCTCACATGAAAAGCAAGCTTGTCTGAATTAAATAAGTTACTCTTCCCAATGATAGCAGGCCTACATGCATATTGGAGGTCCATTATGTTGCCCAAATCACTGCTAAAATCAATCCTGGAATTATTGGGCACATTACTACTTTTGGATGGTGACTTTGGATGAGAAACACTGGTATAGATATCTAATATAGTGCAATAGTCAGGGTGTCAGTGCAATAATCAATACCTATAGGCTACTAAAATCGATCCAAAAAAGGCTACAGCTCCCTCCGCCTAATTTGATTAATCAAACATTTTAGGCCTAGCCTATATATTGCAATTCTGAAGAGTGAATACTGTTGAAACCCAGGAAAAAATATTTCTGTTAATAGATCTATTAAAAATGTTGTGATTTGAAGAAGATATATAGAACAACTGAAGATAATTAATATTGACCCCGCGGTTAAGTGATGATTTCGATGATGTGGCACGATCCTGCTACCTAATAAACATTCCTAATAATTATGCAAGAAAGGCTgaataatgtttgtttgttttttctaggggtttttcaaatgaaaaaacaacGCAATTATTATAAGAACCTCccactcaataaataaataaataaaagtccgAACAAAGAGTGATGGAGGGGGTAAAAAGATGACTGGAAATAATCTTCAAACATCGGTGTCATTTTGTGCTTTATATGAGGCTCAGCAGAGGATGAATCCAAAATAAATATCAATCCGTATATCCAATTCCAGTGTTGCCCTAACGGGGAacactgtgtcactgtgttgAGTGGCATGAGCCCACATGTTCAGACTGTGGGAATATTTCACATGGCTAAGATGAATGACAACGGAATGCAGGTTTTGACTAGAATGGAGGCTATTTATGATAATATGCTTCAACTATTTctgtaaacaatgacacaaaaGGCTTCTGTGGATTTAGATGCAAACTATAAACAAGTAGAGGGCGTAATATTGACAATTTTTAGGCGAAAACAAACTGCAAATGTTACAGACAACAAAATATCCATTAGAAGTTATGTCTCTGATTTTTAATTTGCTCAACAGGGTATTAAATATTTCGTATGTACACGGAGAGTTACATAGAAAAAATATAGTAATACGGTAGGCTTGTTAGTTAGTAGCTTCTTAAACAATTATGAATATATATAGGCATATATTAAGTCTTCTGCCCTACATCAAAAGCACGTACTCATCTTTTATCTCTGAAAAAGCCTTTGTCCGTGCTGCTCTCTCTGATGGTGACCGTCAAGAAGTTCGTCGTGACATCTGTCACAGTCACGTTATCCAAGTTGCTGAGACTCGGAGTCCAGGACGCGTCTGGTCGCTTGGATGACTCACTGGCCTCAGCCTGTCTGGAGATGACAGCAGGTTGTTCCCGGGGCCCAGAATACTCCTCAGCCCGACAGTTGTGCTTTTGTGCCAAGTGCTTCGGCCTGGGCCGAGGAATAGACATCCTAGTCAAGCAATTAGTCCTGTGCCCCCCCTGATTAGCCTTGCGCACATCTGGATTGCGTGCGGAAGTTTGGGACAGGCCCGCGCTCCCCATATGTCTCTGCTCATGGCTCGACTTGGGCGTGATCGTGGTCTCCTCTTGAAACCTCCTCGTCAGCTGCATGAGGCTGTGATCAGACGTCTCTCCGTGCTGATGCAAACGTCGGGACATTTTGGACAGACCGTGTGGCACCGGCTCCTCCAGTAGCCTGCTCCGCTTATTATCAGGCTCTGCCGGGCTGTTCCCATGATCTTTATTATAAGGTAAAATCTGCTTGGGCTTGCGCCCTCTCTTTTTGGGCACACTGGCGGATTCCTGGAGCGTGAATGAGGCGGGTGGAGCCGGTCTGGGCCTCCTCTCTGGCTCTGGAGGTCGGACATGGACACATTCCCCTCTGTTGACCGCGCTCGGTGGGAAGATAGTGGGGACGACGGTGCGTAAGCCCTCCCGGGCCCTCGGTGTTATGACAGGCTCCGGGATGGGATAGGAAACCTGGATCCCCCTTGGAGCTTCTCTTCTGAATTCATATGTCTTGGCTTTGGCTTTGACTTTggcctggagacagagagaaaataacagTTATAAGTTATAGATGACAATCTGTCGTCTCTGGAGGGAATTTAATAGTTTAAGAGAGGCAGCTGGGGATCTATTTGGGTACATTGGACTTTCAAGGCTTCACCCAAAAgctgctttttgtttgttaaGTAATACagtcattttaaaattgtattaaaGAATGAGGAAAATTGAAGCTTCAACCAGAGGCATAGGAGTCTACATTATTTTATCTGGATGCTTGCAGAATGTGCACATACATTTATCATAACCAACAATTTCAATTAGCctaaattattttgaaaatatataaaaatgatCAAACCTTGAGAACGCTAGAAGATAGGCTAGTATTTGATAAGATAAACTACCTTAAAATTGCTTTGATGGAGAAACAAATCTATATTTTCTGCCGGGTTACACTTATTCCAATGAAACAATTTTCACCTCATGAAATAGCAAATAGTTTTAAATCTCTTCATTAATGCAACGAAGTATAGAGACAGCTCTCGTCAAAAACAACTCAATGACACTCCAGTAGATGTACAACTGATATGGCTGCCTAGCTGTTCATGTCATGGAAATGATTCATTTGGGCCATAGGTTACATGGCATGCCCCATGACAGGAAATGAATGCAAACCACTATAGAACTGTTAAAGCTGTCATTAACATTCACTCACCTTCAAAAGAAATGTCTCGGGTTTAGGTCCCCTCTTTTTCGGCCCAAACAGCTCCCTTTCGCGTTCCCTGGtgaatgaaatatcattaaaagATTCACCACAACActcatttgaataagcacactgcaaaacaaagaccgccttaacaagtcatttctcATTTAGTCCCATTTAGTcttaaaaatcttattttcttaGCAAGTGGGTAAATCTGCCAATGTGTGAGAGAATTCCCACTTGTTCCCAGCGCAGTTTAATTGTTTCAggattacatatatatattttagaaacAAGTGCCAATATATTGAGAAACAAGGCAGGTctctccactagtatcaagacctgattcaagaaaataattgaaacaagttgatttgcattggaaacaaattaaatcatcGCCATTTGCAGGtttctgttttcacttgttcaaagaaaaaacaagattttaagactcaaaacTAGACTGAAAGACGAATGATGATGAATAGTTTTGTGGAGCAGAACGCGTGCTGCCATCTCATTTCTGCAGAGAGGCCTACTGCTGCGCTGTCAAACCCTCACCTCTCCTCGAAGGCAGCAAAGAGACGTGCATCCAGAATGTTTTCCTCCGGCTCCCAAGTGCTGTACCTACATCAAAATaatgaagagggagaggtgtTCTGGGCCGTAAGGGGAGCGCATCACACGCCTAAACAGACACATGGTACACTTTTATCAAAGCTGCCTCGCTTCGTGCACTGCAATTATCGACTACGTAGCGGACAGTGACGCACTGTGAACTCAGCCATTGCTAAAGCTAGTGGTGACTTTACATCCCAGCGGGCTGATACGCACACATTTTCCAAACCGTGCTGTTGCGCACAGCCGACCTGGCCTATACAGTAGGCTCTGCTATGAAACAGTAGACAGAGTATATGTATACAAACAAAATATAACGACAGACTCTGAGCTGCTGCAGTTGTGCGAGCGGCCAGGCAGGAGCGCTGTCCTTTACAGCCTCGGCGATTATACTCACTTCTGAGACCAACCCTTCCATTTCACAAGATATTCCCAGCGACCCTGCAAAAAAGATCCGTAATAGATTCAGGTTATCAGCGGATTGCCTTTCGGCGCTGCACAAACAAATGGTTGCGTAATAGGTAGAGACACAGCCTGTGGACAAAAACGCAGCGAATACCCGTCTTATACGGCGTTTAATGATGGACTCGGCTGCGAAGACGCTCTCACCAACAGCCGAGAGCTCCATGGTTTACATGAACCTCgtctgtttctgcctgtgttattttttgtttttggctttCCCGTGTCCTCTTCGGGTTGTTTAATTCCGCACATCCCATAATACGCGATGTGGGGATGACGTCATCACGTCTTTTTCTGTTGCCAGGCACCGCAGTCGGTAGGAAGGATCGTGGTAGAGCACATTGGCTCAGCTGTTGCTACGTGCTCCGGGTTGCTGAGTGAAGGGGAGGAGCCCCGctgctctggctgctgtacaGGAATGTCTGGCAAAGTAGAAGAGCCAAAGTCAGAGGCTCTCAAAggggggtccggggacccccaggggtccctgaggggAGTCCAGGGGTCCCCACCAAAaggaggaatagtttaattccACTATAATTAAATTGATTATAAATTATCCTAGTGAGAGAATATATGAGATTGACTATTCTAATCACAGGTTTCACCGTCATCACTGCCTCCCACGCACAACCCagctttacaaaacaaatacatctataaatatgatttaaaaataaatagaatatatgaataaatcagcagcaacaacaattaccaaatttgttttcaaatcgGGGTCCCTGCGACAAAACCCTATTAAATGGGGGCCTATGGTCTACTCGAATGTGCGTCTACTTGGGGATCCGTGACATGGAAACGCTGGAGAAGCGCTGGCCCGAGTAAACTCGGCCTCAGGCACAGATGAGCTCTTTAACATAGGCTCGCAATCGCTTATTTAAAAGGCTTTTTCATAACCTGTAACGACACATTTTCATTACAATTTCACATATTGCACAGCATCGAGTCACAAAAAGGCCCTTTCATCATCTCTATGTGCATTACGGTGCCATACCGTGCGTAATTGGACTTTTGCGCATTATGGCTTAAATTCTAATTTTACGCATGGCACGCCTGTCCATGAAAAAGCACAAAATCTTTGTTTGAAAGCGCAGATAAATTAGCTTAGTGCTTAAACATCGCTTGTAATAGAATGCAGTTGCACAGAAACTATATCAGGCAAATCTTCAATCTTTCAATCTTTCAATTAATTTTGTATAATAAGTCTGAGATCACCGACACTGCGGTTCAAATATGGCTatacatttgaatttgtatagtatagtatagtttaGTAGATTGTATAGTTATTGCCACACATGCTTACTCTATTGCTCTTAGTAAGCATTAGACTGAACGCCGGTGAGATTCCTCTAAAGGGAGCAGCCATTAGACTTTAGACGATTAAGCGCAATAGTTGAATTATATAAGAACGGGCATTTTTATAGGAAGAGCTGTTTACACACATTGAAATCCAGCCACAAATCAAATGACATAATTAAATCGGAAAAGGTAGTCCAATGAAGGTGAGAGGTTGAATATTAATTGCTTCACTcaaaaatggtcaaaattgCCTCAAATAACAGCTTGAAGCCGGAGggtatataaaaatgttttgtgcatCTGTAGACAATAAATTTGATTGAATCCTGTCTCAACTGATTTAATCATTCTGATACAATTTTTCGTCTCCCTTTCTGTACATCTAAATATGGGCACGAAGGCCTGCCACTTCTTATAAGAGACGTTTACAAAATAGGTGTTCAGTGATTCTTCTGTGACGGCAGGAAACATACAGTGGTAAGACTAATTCTGAACAGTGTTGGGATATTATTAACAGCACTTGGAAACAtttgttgtcattattattactattattatcattattgttatcattattattattattattattattattattattgtttcttgctgttatacaaataaaattaagTGATTAACCTACAAGTTTCTTGATTTCATTGCAcataaaatattatatttttgtgtCAATATGAacccattattattattattattattattattattattattattattattaaattagttctgtcttttttttttttctttttttttttaatcttttctcaAGGAATCATTGGCATTCGGCCCAAGATTGTCAGCCTTTAATTGAATATATTACAACTCCGCATTGTCTTGTAATTGCGATTAAAACATTctttcacagaaaaaaaccGAAGAAAAAATGCATGGATGCGGATCTTTAACTATCATTGAATCTCACATTCTCTGTAGGTTTCAGGTGCAATTTTCTACATTCATCAGCCCTTCATTTATCCAAGAGGAGCTAAAGGAAAAGAGCCAAGATAAACTTACAGAGGAACATCAAGGCATAATCTTAAAATGTGTAGCCTTCATCTGCCAGAGCCTCCATGATTAGACCAACATCAGCCAACTTTATTAAATTGCAAATCAAAGAGATGACATTCTAAAATCGAATGGATAACAAGGGTCATTTAACAATTAAAAATGCgttcaaaataataaaacattggCGCAATacgaatatatatattttttctatcAGCCTCAGTTTTTATACTacgattttcttttttcagttaGTGTATTTCCAATATATAAGGCATGCAGTCTGCAGCCCTGTCACAGTTACACTCAGTAGGCCTGTAGGAGTttattcactaaaccctaaggtATGGCAAAGGCTCTGCATCTTATACCTTCTGAACTCTTTATATCGACTAAATTTCTGGGGATAAATATGGCAattactgatgactgacaagatgttattatctggtcaatgtgataaattaatAGATGTTGGTCATTAAGCTCTGCTGCACAGACGCACAGAACTAAAAGGGAACATTGGTGCCGCATGCTCCcctgatatgatttttttttaaaagatatgACTTTCAAATAGATTTCTGTCGATCTTTTGTTTGacctttgctctccattatattGATTAAAACTGTAATATCTAATCTGGACCCACTCAGGCTGAGGTATGGAAAGTGTAATACCTTGCCATATCCAAATGACGTCCATGTGCCATGCAAACTGTCTACTGTTTAGCTCAATTATTCATAAAGTCTATTATATAATATCGGATGTGGAATAAGCATATTGCAGATGTGTAAAATGGAATCGCAACATGGAGATTCATTTGCTCTGTGGGCACAACATCAGAAACCAGGGAGGGAATGAACCTATCCCCTGGAGAAGCGCAGCCACGTTTGCCACATCGTCTCTCCCGATAAAAGCATAGTCAATCATTGTCTAATATTTGCCATAAGCGCGCGATCTGTCTGTTTAATTAATTTCCCAACAGACAAAGGCGGGCGCGCCGCGGACAAAAGATGCGTTGTGGCTGCCGTCGAAATATGAACCTCCATTTTGATACAGTCAGAGCCTCCAGACCGACATTTCCTGTCGGTACTATATGGTTTCTTTTCAGAGAGAAAAACGACGGGTGCATGTTCAGGGGAGGTAATGGAGAGACTGCACGCTGCGGTTCTCCATATTTGGTGGTGTGTCGATGATAAGTGAGTCTACAAGCTTGACTGCAGAGCCGCAATGGCGACAGCCGTACATGAATAAACAGTGCTGGCTCTGTGAGAACATTATtggctctctggtttctggGCAACTGCTGCACACAGCTCGCTGTTCACTGTCCTACTTACCGGGCGACATTTTCTACTGAAGGTGGCTCGCAGGTTTCAGATCAAAACCACAAGTGAGAAAAGACGACGCTATGTGGGTCTGAAGCTTTGCTTATTTCAATGCAAGAGCGCATGGCGAATTAGAATGCATTCTCTACCAGGTTCCACCGCAGGTCTTTCACTTCTCATAAGCATCTAATTTAGGTATTTAGGTTGGATCTATTTGTATTTCATAGTTCGTtctggtttaaaaaaaacaaaaaacaaaaacaaaaaaaacatgcatgttATCATAACCTTACCCTAAACAATATGGAGTATAGCTATAGCTACATCAAAGGCCCAGCGAGCCTATTTATATAATTACATTAGactatttatatttctgtaaaGGCAATGAGGAGCTCATTTAATGTGTTATTGAATGCACTTCTTCATGAAGTTTCCTTTCCAGAAATATGTTTGATTGTAATTTTTTTCAGGTAGACCAGGCCTCTGCTGGTTCACACTCACTGGAATGATCTTGCATGCTTGCATGGTCCTCTGAGACTATACGGAGATGAAACCAAGTGAGTGCATGGTGGGCACGATGATAAAAGTGGAATGTGAAACATCACACTTGGTCTATAAATATGCTCCCCTGCGCAACGATGTTTCAGTTTCCTGCACATGCATGACAGTCAGTTGGTTCGAAGGCatgatagatagagagagagagagagagagagagagagagagagagagagagagagagagagaaggagagagatagataggtagagagagatagagagagagagagagagagagagagagatgtaggctGTGTGCTTATAGGCTTTGAGCAATACACCGAGACATATGGCTGATGGAGTAGACAATAAAACGTGCAACTGTCTAAAATTTGGGTAATATGTATATAGGCTATAGTACTTTATCAGCTGATTTTCGCAAACGAGCTTTAAAATGTGTTCTCTCATTGGTCCATGTCTTTGGTTGCCATTTCACAGAAATATGTCCCTAATATGGATTAATCCATTGGTTGTGTtatattttcctattttttctGACTCTTTTGCCGTAGTATTTTATTGGAATTCAATAAGAGCTTAGCTCACCCAGCCTAAAATCCACTGAAACTGCGGACCTTATTCGTCAGTTATGAAATTCAACCTGTTTTTACACTGCCAGCAGCATCAGAGCGCTCGGATCTTAAGTTTATTAAGTCTTCCCACTTCAGCGCATTATTCTAAGCAACCATTTCCTACACAAGACCCCCAGAGaagtagaggagagaaaatggctGTCTCTCTTTCGGCGTTAGAGACTCTATAGTTGAAAATTTGACACAGACAGAGTTTGAGCCCAATATAAAGCTGAACTAATTACTGTGAAATTGTAATGACGGTTAATTACAGATGTATGAGAAGTACCTTACCGATTACTGATATGTAAAAGTAGACTAGCCTAATCCTTTACTGATGAGGCTATTTTTTAGATTAAACCTCTGGTGTCTTATTTAATAGCATTTAGAGCGCTATACACCTATTACACgatttgaaaataattttctttaGTAATGTAGATTTTCCTGATAGGAGCTTCAAGCCAGAAAATTACATAGCCTACCATTTTCTCTGAGAAATGTTGAAACGGCACTAAATTGACAACAAAATCAAGCTCACAGCAGATTAATTTAGTCTATTTGAAAACCAAATGAGAGAAAATGCTGGGAGAAGGCATCGTGGAAGTCACAGCTTCGCTTTCACCGCAGTCTGGTAACATACGTCTGATTTCACCAGAATTTATATGAAGAGACCATTAATTATTTAAATGATGTAGAAACACAAAATCAGGCGGTATATGGATTATCAACAGTTTGGCTATTGTAGACATGCCTGCTCTCCTCTATAGGGacatgttctttctttctttctttctttctttctttctttctttctttctttctttctttctttcttccattccttatgtctttctttcttttcaatgcGAGGCTACAGTGTTTCTCGACTTGTCTTAATCCCCTTCAAGGTTGCTGTGTTTCTCTGACAGCATTCTTTGATAGGCAACTCCCATGGGAAACGTAACACACATTCCACGGCCTTTCTATCATTCAAAACATTCAAGCGTTAATCGCACAATGACTCTCGCATTCTTTCTATCGGCATGGGACGCCAGCATATCAATTTCTGTCTAGTTTCAGATCAGAGAAGAACAAGAATATACAGAGGCCCGCCACGTCTCGCTTCGCGTCAATCAGGTCCTGAAAAGTCAtaactgaaattgaattaatTAAAGTTGGGCCAGCCTATGTGTCAAAGTGTAGGTGTATCTAATTACTTTACAGGTCTTGGTGACTTGCCTACCATCTAGATTAGAAGTAGCCTAATATGTGATAGAATAATATAGCCTACGGATTGCTGTATCATAGTGACCCAGGCCTACTATGAGGAAAAACACACCCCAGGCCAACTAAAAGCTGATGCAAATATCATGAAGCCTCCCTGGAGACACGTCATGTTTAAATTTCATGTaatccccaccccaccccactacATTGTGGTGGATTGCACACACCTCTGTGGGCAATGTGATGGTCAAATGCCAACTCTCCACGGATCCTTTCTTCTTCATGATCTCAGTACGAAGGACATAATACCCTCACCTCTTCCAgttatgttgtgtgtttacattcCTGCTCAGGGAAGTTTTAATAGTGCAAGTGGCCAGTGCGGTTATGTAAGACAGAGGGCCCTTTGTGCAGGATTGTTTGTGATTATGCAACATGATCTGTTGTTCTAGGTTCACAACCAAGTGACTGTTTCTAGTGTGTTTAATGTTCCGTTCTCTCTCCACGGGCAAAACGGCTTCAGACAGGAACAAGTTAACAACATTAGGGATGTTATGCGGCCAAATCTCAGATATAAGGAAACGTTGCCCGTAAATGTCAGCAGAttgtaaataaagaaatatttcCCCGTTGTGCGC encodes:
- the cbx8a gene encoding chromobox protein homolog 8a; the protein is MELSAVGESVFAAESIIKRRIRRGRWEYLVKWKGWSQKYSTWEPEENILDARLFAAFEERERERELFGPKKRGPKPETFLLKAKVKAKAKTYEFRREAPRGIQVSYPIPEPVITPRAREGLRTVVPTIFPPSAVNRGECVHVRPPEPERRPRPAPPASFTLQESASVPKKRGRKPKQILPYNKDHGNSPAEPDNKRSRLLEEPVPHGLSKMSRRLHQHGETSDHSLMQLTRRFQEETTITPKSSHEQRHMGSAGLSQTSARNPDVRKANQGGHRTNCLTRMSIPRPRPKHLAQKHNCRAEEYSGPREQPAVISRQAEASESSKRPDASWTPSLSNLDNVTVTDVTTNFLTVTIRESSTDKGFFRDKR